Proteins encoded by one window of Lycium barbarum isolate Lr01 chromosome 11, ASM1917538v2, whole genome shotgun sequence:
- the LOC132619994 gene encoding COBRA-like protein 4: MNVCGAREYNFPAKGVRLNTLLLVLLRPRVVGVYTPRKDNAPLLQCTQHMCPVRIHWHVKLNYKEYWRLKITVTNFNYSVNYTQWTLVAPHPNLNNVTQVFSFDYKPLFLYQLINDTRMFYGVKFYNDLLMEAEATGNVQSEVLLQKDKGTFTLKQGWAFPRKVYFNGDECIPPQPDTYPYLPNFAHQNLVAFSTLFCTMLLILLVLF, encoded by the exons ATGAATGTTTGTGGTGCTCGGGAG TACaattttccggcgaagggtgTTCGGTTGAACACCCTTCTGCTAGTGTTGCTCCGCCCCCGTGTGGTTGGGGTATACACTCCAAGGAAAGACAATGCGCCATTACTACAGTGTACACAACATATGTGTCCTGTTAGAATCCATTGGCATGTGAAGCTAAACTACAAGGAGTACTGGAGACTCAAGATTACTGTTACCAACTTCAATTACAGTGTCAATTACACACAGTGGACTCTTGTTGCTCCGCATCCAAATCTTAATAATGTAACTCAAGTTTTTAGCTTCGATTACAAGCCTCTCTTTCTGTATCAGTTGATAA ATGACACAAGAATGTTTTATGGTGTGAAGTTCTACAATGACTTACTTATGGAAGCAGAGGCAACTGGAAATGTTCAATCAGAAGTGCTTCTCCAGAAAGATAAAGGCACTTTTACCCTTAAACAAGGATGGGCATTTCCTCGGAAAGTATACTTCAATGGCGACGAATGCATTCCACCACAACCAGATACTTATCCATACTTACCCAACTTCGCCCACCAGAATCTGGTCGCCTTTTCGACATTGTTTTGTACTATGCTTTTGATTTTACTTGTTTTGTTTTGA
- the LOC132619993 gene encoding uncharacterized protein LOC132619993, with translation MAPVKRKREKPTEEKERVSETGASEREETYETSQVEVSVGHEEERYKNEQNKEQQEDKEDDEADKDEETREETENDNEKFAERDEEEGDEGGEEDAKTEKDPNRPSIDEVVKSFSIENYSVRMTLNGNNDLSGDIVVKSRMGKGFDKFRGILWQ, from the exons ATGGCTCCAGTTAAAAGAAAACGAGAGAAACCAACTGAGGAGAAA GAAAGAGTTAGTGAAACTGGGGCTTCAGAAAGAGAGGAAACCTACGAAACCTCTCAAGTAGAAGTTTCTGTTGGGCATGAAGAAGAAAGATataaaaatgaacaaaataaagaaCAACAAGAAGATAAAGAAGATGATGAAGCAGACAAAGATGAAGAAACTAGAGAAGAAACTGAAAACGATAATGAAAAATTTGCtgaaagagatgaagaagaaggagatgaaggGGGTGAAGAAGATGCAAAAACTGAAAAgg ATCCCAATAGACCTTCCATTGACGAGGTCGTCAAGAGTTTCAGTATTGAAAATTACAGCGTGAGGATGACGTTGAATGGAAATAATGATTTGTCCGGTGATATTGTGGTCAAATCAAGAATGGGAAAGGGCTTTGACAAATTTAGGGGCATTCTTTGGCAGTAG